A stretch of DNA from Paenibacillus sp. FSL W8-0186:
CCCCCGGCTGATGATCGCTACGCGGTCGCACAACAATTGAATTTCGCTGAGCAAATGGCTGGACACGAATACGGCTAGGCCCTCCTCGGCCAGCCGGCGAATGAATATCCGCAGCTCCTTGATTCCTTTGGGATCGAGTCCGTTCGTCGGCTCATCCAGAATTAACAGCTTAGGACGCCCAAGCAGTGCCTGGGCGATGCCAAGCCGCTGGCGCATGCCCAGGGAATAGGTCTTGACCTTATCGTGGATACGCTGGTCTAGGCCGACAACCTCTACGACTTCAGCGATTCGCTGCTCGCCTATACCAGGCATCATCCTAGCGAAATGCTGCAGGTTCTCCCAGCCCGTCAAATAAGGATATACTTCAGGATTTTCCACGATCGAACCGACGTAGGCAAGCGCCTGCTCCGGCTGCTTTCTGACGTCGTATCCGCAAATCCTCACATTGCCCTCCGTCGGGCGGATCAAATCAACAAGCATCCGGATCGTCGTCGTCTTTCCCGCGCCATTCGGACCCAGAAAGCCGAATACCTCGCCCTCCTGCACCTCAAACGTCACATCCTGCACAATCCACTTGCGGCCGATCCGCTTCCTTAAATGCTCAACGCTGAGCACCGTCTGCCTCTGCTTACCTCCATGCACATCCGCCCCTGATCCGCCATCCGGTGCAGGACGCCGCTTCGTTCCTGCGTTCATAAATTCCACCCCTTATTTCTGTATCTGCACCTGCAGGCAGCACCGATTCCGGTCATCAATTAACCCCCTGCAGGATCCGTTCCGCAATGATCTGGTATCCAGCGCCATTCGGATGAAAATGATCGCTTGCCAAATATTTTTGCGAATTATATGTAAACAGGTCAAACGTCGGCACAATCAGGGTTCGTTCGCGCTTGCGCAGTGTGTCCGCCGCAATATGATTCCACCGGGAAACGGCCTCGTCGCCGATTTCCCGCATTCCCGGCAGATCGGAGAACGGATTGTACAAGCTGACATAAACAAGCTGCGCCTGGGAATTAATCTCCAGAATACTGTCCGCAATGAACCCGAGCCGCTCCGAGGCCTGCGTCACCGATTGCTCAAGCTCCGCTTCCGTAGGCAGTCTTCCTCCTGACTGCAGACTCTCCGCCCCTTTAAACAGATCGTTCCCTCCGATCGACATGACGATGATGTCGGCCTGGCTAAGCGAATATTGTACTCCTTTCTCTTTCAGCAATTCAGCCAGCCCTTCCGTCGTCAGACCGTTAATGCCGAGATTATTGACCAGTTTTGAATCCCTTCCCCCGTTCTTCACCAGTTCGACGAAGCGTCTTGCGAACCCTTTGCCGCTGTCGTCTCCCGTCCCTTTGGAGAGCGAATCCCCAATGGCCGCGACGTTCAGAACACCCGATGGTTTCGGCGGAACGCCCGCCTCTTCACCTGGCTGTACGGTTATGCCCTGATTAAGCCCGCTCCCGTTTCCTACGATCCCGGGCATAATCACGTCACTGACTGCATATAGAAATCCGGCAATGAGCAGTACGGTGGACAACAGCGATATAACTCCCGTCGTCCGCCAAATCCGTGATGTGGATTTCATTGTGTTCCTTGTCCTCCTGTGCCATTATTTCCTTTTCCTTCGATCATTAATAACTTTTCCAGCTAATAACTAACATAAAACTTCTTCCTTCAATAAGCAAATTCAGTTTCCAGAATAACCAGTAAAAAACTAATCTAAAAAACTGGATTTTCAAAAAAGACAGGAGTATAATACTTTGTACAGGCAACAACGAGGGTTATTAGCTTAGCTGGTAGAGCAGCCGACTCTTAATCGGCAGGTCGCAGGTTCGACCCCTGCATAACCCATATTTAGGCTGAATAAGAGCTGTTTTCGCATATTGCATATGCGGGAACAGCTCTTTTTGTCATCTCATTCGTAATAAATCCTGGCTAAAAAAAATTTACCCGGCAAGCCGAGCTGCCAGGTAAATCCTTATTGCTTATGACTATTTGCCGATGAATTCCTGAACCCAGTGACCGTTATAATAGCCAACGCCAATTAAAGTATATTTCGGATTCAGAATATTCGCCTTGTGCCCAGGGCTGTCCATCCAGGCGGCTACGACCTCGGCCGGCGTCTTTTGTCCCTTGGCAATGTTCTCGCCCGCGTACAGATAGGTGATTTTGTAGGCATCCATCATATCAAACGGCGAACCGTATTTCGGCGAGGTGTGGCTGAAATATTTGTTTTTATACATATCGATCGCTTTGTCCTTAGCCATTTTGGTTAAGTTCGTATGCACAACTAGCGGCTTCAGTCCCGCATTTTTCCGCTCCACATTCACTAATGCAACTACCTTGGCCGCATTTTCGGCCTGAATTTTCGCATATAATGCCGCCGTCTGCTGGGCGGATGACTTGGACGTCGAGGACGTGGCCGCATACACCGCGCCGCTGCCAGATCCCGGCAGTCCCGGAACCGAAGCCAGCGATGCCGTCAAGCCGATCAGCATGGCCCCTGACAGGATGGCTTTTGCCTTCGATTTGTTCATGCTGTATATCCTCCTTCAGACTCCTTACATTCTTTGGAGTATCTTGTCATATTCTAACATGACTTTTGAAGCGCTGCATGAGCAATTTATGGGAGAGCTCTTCCAAGTTTCTCGGGTCAGGCTTACGGACACAGAAGCCTTTATTATCGGCAAACGGCGAAAATCGCTGTTCTAACGGACACTCGATCCTTTACTAGCCTAGAAACCGCCCTATTTTGCATGGTATTTGGGCCAATAAGACCTTGTGTGTCCGTTAGGCGCAAAAATATAGCTTATTTCCATGTCATAACGGAACCATTGTCCGATAGAGTTCCTGTTCCTGTTCCTATTCCTGTTTATGTTCCCGTTCCTGTCCTGCTCCTCCCGCTGGCCACCATCCAGTCCCACAATCACAGGCCAGGCCGTACTTATTACTTCTTCGCGGCATATTTCCGCATATCGAAAGCAACCGCTGCAACGATGATCGCGCCTTTAATGATTTGCTGCCAATAAGGACCGACACCGATAAACGTCAAACCATAGTTGATAACCGTAAATATAAGTACCCCGGCCATGACGCCCTGAACCTTGCCAATCCCGCCGGTCGTCGACACGCCGCCAACGACGCAAGCTGCGATAGCGTCAAGTTCGTACATGTTGCCGTAGTTGTTCGTTGCGCCGCCCGTGCGCGCAGCTTCAAGCACCCCCGCCAGGCCGTACAATGCCCCAGCAATCGAGTAAATAATGATCAGGTTTCTGGACACATTGATACCCGATACCTTCGCGGCCTGTTCATTCCCGCCGATGGCATACATGTTTTTGCCGAGTCTCGTTTTGTTGAACATGACCCAGACGATGAAGCATACGAATATGGCGATGATGACAATATTAGGAATAGAGATTGGCCCGATTCCGATGCTTCCGGAGCCCATTTTCGTAAAGTCGTCGCGCAGTCCCCCGATCGGCTGGGAATTATTTGGATCCATATCGAAATACAAAGAGTTGATGCCGTAAATGGCAACCATCGAACCTAGCGTGGCGATAAACGGCGGCACCTTGAATTTCGATACGATGATTCCGTTGATCATGCCGAACACAAGGCCGACAGCGATCGCCAGCAGGATCGGAACGAACAGCGGCAGCTCCGACAAATTCGGAAAGAAACGCCGCGGATAATCCTGCATCTGCAGCATGGACGCCGAGATGACTGCCGTCAAACCGACCATCCGCCCAGCGGACAAGTCCGTGCCGCCGGTAATCAATATAAACGCCACTCCAAGGGCGATAATAACCCGCGTGGATGATTGCACTAGAATATCGCGGAGCGAACTGATTCCAATAAAATTGGGATCATATACAGTAATGCCGATAATTAATACGGCCAGTACGATATAAATCGCATATTCGGATACGAACCCTTGCATTTTTTTCACATTCATGATCGTCTCTCCTTCTTCTCAAGCCTTAATGCTGGGCGGCCAAAGTCATAATCTCTTTCTCCGTTGCTTTGTCCCCGTCCACGATGCCGGTAATCCGTCCTTCGGACATAACCATAATCCGGTCAGACATGCCAAGCAGCTCGGGCATTTCAGAGGAGATCATGATGATGCTCTTTCCTTGCTCCGCCAGCTCGGCGATGATCGAATAAATCTCGAATTTGGCGCCTACATCGATTCCCCGCGTAGGTTCATCGAGCAGCAGAATTTCCGGCTCCGTAAGCAGCCATCTGGCCAGCAGCACCTTCTGCTGATTGCCGCCCGACAAGTTCATGATCAGCGTCTTATGCGTCGGTGTCTTCGTGCGCAGCTTCTCCACCATCGAGTTGACCTCGCGCTTCTTCTTCTTCTCATCAAGCAGCCCATACGGCTTCACGTACCGCCTCATATTGGCAATGGCTCCGTTCTCATGCACCGATAATACCGAGAAGATGCCTGTGGTGCGCCGTTCCTCCGTCAGCAAGGCGAGTCCTAGTTTCTTGGCATCGCTGGAATTGCGGATGTTCACGGCTTTGCCGTTGATTTCGATCGTGCCGGAGGCGATTTTGCGCAGGCCAAACAAAGCCTCGACGAGTTCGGTGCGCTGCGCGCCCACGAGGCCGCCTATGCCGAGGATCTCTCCTCTTCGCAGTTCAAAAGAAATATGTTTGAACGACTTCGGATCCGGGGAGGTCAGGTTATCTACTTTCAGAATGACTCCGTCCGGGTGATTATGGCGGTCAGGAAAGCGCTGCGTCAGATCCCGTCCAACCATCTTGGAAATGATCAGATCCGTCGTCATTTCCGCTGCCGGCCATGTTCCGATTTTTTGCCCGTCGCGCATAATGGTGACATCGTCCGATATACGCAAAATTTCTTCCATTTTGTGCGAAATATATATGATGGCGACGCCGCGTTTTTTCAAATCGTTAATGATCCGGAACAAATGCTCCACTTCCACGCTAGTCAGCGAGGAGGTCGGTTCGTCCATGACGATGATTTTCGAGTTGAAAGAAACCGCCTTCGCAATTTCGATCGATTGTATTTTCGAGACCGATAATTTCCCGACCAGAATGTCGGGCTCTATGGGAATATCGAGCTCTTTAAACAGCTCCTGCGTATCCCGGTACATCTTGCGGTGGTCGACCATTTTAAAAGGTCCTATTCCGCGCATCGGGAATCGGCCAAGCCATATATTTTCCATCACATTACGGTAAGGCACAGGATGCAGCTCCTGATGAATCATGGAGACGCCCAGCGCCAGCGCATCCCGGGAATTGTTGATTTCCGCCTTCTTGCCTTGAATATATATCTCGCCGCCGTCCGGACGGTAAATGCCGAACAGGCACTTCATCAGCGTCGATTTGCCCGCTCCATTTTCGCCCATCAGGGCATGGACGGTGCCAGGCCTCACCTGTAGAGTCACTCCGTCAAGCGCTTTGACGCCCGGAAATTCCTTCGTAATATTTTTCATTTCGAGCATATATGGTTGTTCAGACATCGTATACGCCTCCTGATTGAATTGTCGCCATATAGAGGCACAGCAAGCTTATCCCCCAATAAATCGTTCCTATCTGATATGATTCTTGAAAAAAGGAAGGCTCGCTACCGAAAGGCATCGAACCTCCCTTCCTCTCTATTGCTGAAAAGACCTGCTGCTTCAGTGACTTACTTAAACTCGGCTGCGTTTTCCTTCGTTACCTTCTGGTAAGGAATCCAGATGTATTGATTATCGGAAATTTCAAAACCTACGCTTTCGGTAGTAATTTCATCGCCCTTGGCCAGCATGGCAGCAAGTGTAACCGCGGCTTTACCCTGGTTCTGCGCATCATTCAGCACCGTGCCAAGCATTGTTCCTTGCTCAAGAGCCTGCAGTGCCGGTGCCGTAGCATCCACGCCTACAACCGGAATGTATTTGTCTCCCGTAAAGTAGCCGGCCGCTTTAAGCGCTTCGATGGCACCCAGAGCCATATCATCGTTGTTGGCCAGCACAGCTTCAATTTTATCGCCGTTGGCCGCAAGGAACGCCGCCATTTTCTCCTGGCCTTTTACCCGGTCCCACATGGCCGTATCCTCATTCACTTTCTCAACTTTGATGCCGGCGTCCTCGATAGCCTGAACAGAATACTGGGTGCGCAGCTCGGCATCCTGGTGTCCTGGCTCGCCCTTCAGCATGACGTATTGCAGCACGCCGTCTCCGTTCTTGTCAGCTTCGGGATGGGCTTTCCAATAATCGGCGATAATCTGGCCGGATAATGTGCCGGACTCTTCCGCTCTTGCCCCGACGTAATAGACCTTGTCCCATTTCTTCATGTCTTCAGGCAGCGGCTCGCGGTTCAGGAACACGACAGGCGTGTCCTTGGCCTTTGCTTTGTCAATAATGACACCGGCAGCAGTACGGTCCACTGGATTGATGACCAGTGCATTTGTCTTCTTCGTGAGGAATAAGTCGACTTTGTCGTTTTGAGTCGGCTGGGAATTCTGGCTGTCCACGATCTCCAGCTTGGCGATCCCTTCCCCGTTCTGCCGGATCGAGTTGCGCACTCCGGTCATGAAGGTATCGTCGAATTTGTAGATGGCCACGCCGACGCTCGGCGTTGAGCCTGCGCCCGAACCCTCCTGATTACCGCCGTTGGAGCAGCCAGCCAGCGCTGTACCAAGAAGAGCGGCAGCCAGCATAGCAGAAGCAATTTTCTTCATCGTTTTGACCTCCTGAAATCAATTTCGTTTTCTTTATCTTTGTGGATACGATTACATTATGCCGGGTTCTTCCAAGAAAGCGAATCTAAAATTCTGAGATGTTCTATGAAAATTCTGATCAAATGCTCACATCATTCATATTTCACAACAATTCGCTAACAAAAAAAGCCCCGTCCCCTGAAGCGGAAACGAAGCTATGGGCGAACGTCTATATGCGGTTAATCACTGCACAAACGGGAACAACAGCTTCTGATGCTCCGGCCAAAGCATATTGTCCAAATCGATCAGCTTCGTATCGGTCGGTATCCGATCCTCCAGCTTCTCGCCCCGGGCGGCTTGGACAGCGGCGGCCACGGCCAGGTAACCGTTGTTGAACGGATTCTGGACGACCATCGCCTGCACCTTTTCCTCCTGCATCAGCTCCAGCATCTCCGGCGGATTGTCGAAGGTGATCATCTTGACGATTCCGCCGTAACCGAGGTCGCTGACCGCCCTTCCGGCCCCAATCGAAGATTCGGCGCTTAAGGAGACCAGCCCGTCTATCCCAGGGTATTTGGCCAGCATCTCCTTCGTAAGCCTGTACGCAAGCTCTTCATCGGAGCCGCAATATTGAATGTCAACGACCTCGATCCCCGGAAAGCGAGCGACGTAATCCAGGAACCCTTCCTCCCGCTGGTCGGCGTTCCTCGCCCCTTTCACAAAATTTACGATGCCGACCTGACTGTTCTTTCCGATCAGCTGCACCAGGCGCTCGGCAGCCTTCTGACCCGCTTCGTAGTTATTGGTGCCCACATACGTTTTGACTTTCGTGGAAGCTACTTCCGAGTCCATAGAAATCACGGGAATATCATAATAGGAGGAACGGTCGGTCACTTGGCCGAGTGCTTCATAATCGCTGGCCGACAATATAATGGCGTCTGGACGGCGGGCGATAGATTCCTCCATCAGTGCGATTTGATCCCTGTAGTCGTTCTCGTTGCTAGGCGCCATATAATTGAGCTGAACATTATACTCCTTCGCGGCCACCTCGGCTCCCATACGGATCGTTCGCCAATAATCTCCGCGATCCAGCTTGACAATCATGTCGATGACCAGCACGTTGCGTTCATGCTGCGGAGTTACAGAGGAGGTGCAGGATACCAGCAGAGCCATCGCAAACAGCAGCGGTACAGTCCGAAATGCCTGCTGCATGCGGCGGAGTTTGCTGGACGGTATGCCTGAAAGGCCTCGGTGTACGGCCTGATCCAAATCACACCCCTTGCAGTCATCAACTCTGAACGCTTGTTGTGTCGGCATCCTTCTCATGCCCTCTCCCTCCTCTGTACGCTTTCCGCCTTGACGGCGGGTATCGTAATTGTGACGGCCGTTCCTTCCTCCAGCTCGCTCTCGAAATGCAGCCCGTAAGCGGAACCATAATACAGGGCGATCCGCTCCTGCACATTCCGTACCCCTACGCCGGACCCGGAGCCGCTCTCGCTCCGCGCAACCCCTGCCCGTACTTTCGCTAGCCTGTCCGGACTCATTCCTACGCCGTTATCCTTGATTTGCAGCCGCAATTGCTCGTTCTCCAGAGTAACGTAGATCCCGATGAAGCCTTCTTCTGCCAGCTGCTCGATACCGTGATGAATTGCATTCTCCACAAGCGGCTGTAAAATCAGCTTCAGTGTCAGGCAATCGAGCGCCGCTTCCTCGCATTTGATTTCATACCGGAATTTATTCTTGAAGCGGATCGTCTGAATAATTAAATAATTCCGGACATGCTCCAGCTCTTCCTCAACGGAAATGATATGGCTCCCTTTGCTCAAGCTGATCCGGAAAAAGCGCGACAACGACGTTATTGTCGTCACAACCTCCTCGTTGCGTCCCATCTCGGCCAGACGGGTAACCGAGTTCAATGTGTTGTATAGAAAATGCGGATTAATCTGCGATTGCAATACGTCGAGCTCGCTTTTTCGTTTGGCTTCCTGCTCCTCAATGATTTGATCCATCAGTTCGCGAATACGCCGCAGCATCAAGTTGAACCGTTTAGACAACTGTTCCACCTCGTATACCCCGCCTACATGAACAGCCGTTCGGAAATTACCTTTCTCAACCTTTTTGACGGACCGCTCCAACCTGCGGATCGGCTGCGAAATTTTGGCGGAGACGTAAATCGATACGATCAGCACAATTACAATCACGCAGAGCAGAAACCATACGATAAAATCACGCAGCTCCTGCTTCGTAGTCAAAAACTCCTCCACATAAGCGACCCCGACGATTTTCCATCCGATCGGCTCAACCGTTTGAATCAGAATAATGCGCTGCTCCCCTTCCGAATCGTCCAGATAGCTTCCGAAGCTGTAATTGAGGACCGGCTCCAGATTCTCATATTTCAGCCCGGCGTAAATCAGCTGCTGCTGGGGATGATACACGATATTCCCCGCCGCATCGATGATGTAGACATAGCCCTGTTTGCCCAACATCACGCTTTTACTGAGCTCGTCTATCGTTCGGAAATTAACATCGATCACAAGTACGCCTTCATGGAGCTGGTTCCCGTTGTAATACTGAATCACTTTGCTCATCGAAACGACCCACCGGTACTGCCACTTGAACAAATTTTGAATATGGGGCGGCGTAAACTGCAGCTTTCCCGGATTTTTCTTAGCCATCTCAAACCAGGACTGCTCCGTCAGCTTCGTATTTTGCCGCATCGGAATGGCTGGCACATTGCGGATGAGCTCCCCTTCCGTCGAGAACAGCGCAATCGAGACGAGATCCTCGCGTGTGCCTAGAATCGTTCCCAGCTGCTCCTCCAGCTTTGCGTCGCTCCATGTGCTGCCTTCGTTGATTTTCTCCTCCGCAACCTCAAATATATCCTCCATCCCGTTTACGTAGAGCTCCAAATTCGCATTGACCTGCTCGATAATTTGATTGAGGTTCAAATACGTGT
This window harbors:
- a CDS encoding substrate-binding domain-containing protein; translated protein: MRRMPTQQAFRVDDCKGCDLDQAVHRGLSGIPSSKLRRMQQAFRTVPLLFAMALLVSCTSSVTPQHERNVLVIDMIVKLDRGDYWRTIRMGAEVAAKEYNVQLNYMAPSNENDYRDQIALMEESIARRPDAIILSASDYEALGQVTDRSSYYDIPVISMDSEVASTKVKTYVGTNNYEAGQKAAERLVQLIGKNSQVGIVNFVKGARNADQREEGFLDYVARFPGIEVVDIQYCGSDEELAYRLTKEMLAKYPGIDGLVSLSAESSIGAGRAVSDLGYGGIVKMITFDNPPEMLELMQEEKVQAMVVQNPFNNGYLAVAAAVQAARGEKLEDRIPTDTKLIDLDNMLWPEHQKLLFPFVQ
- a CDS encoding galactose ABC transporter substrate-binding protein: MKKIASAMLAAALLGTALAGCSNGGNQEGSGAGSTPSVGVAIYKFDDTFMTGVRNSIRQNGEGIAKLEIVDSQNSQPTQNDKVDLFLTKKTNALVINPVDRTAAGVIIDKAKAKDTPVVFLNREPLPEDMKKWDKVYYVGARAEESGTLSGQIIADYWKAHPEADKNGDGVLQYVMLKGEPGHQDAELRTQYSVQAIEDAGIKVEKVNEDTAMWDRVKGQEKMAAFLAANGDKIEAVLANNDDMALGAIEALKAAGYFTGDKYIPVVGVDATAPALQALEQGTMLGTVLNDAQNQGKAAVTLAAMLAKGDEITTESVGFEISDNQYIWIPYQKVTKENAAEFK
- a CDS encoding ABC transporter ATP-binding protein, with the translated sequence MNAGTKRRPAPDGGSGADVHGGKQRQTVLSVEHLRKRIGRKWIVQDVTFEVQEGEVFGFLGPNGAGKTTTIRMLVDLIRPTEGNVRICGYDVRKQPEQALAYVGSIVENPEVYPYLTGWENLQHFARMMPGIGEQRIAEVVEVVGLDQRIHDKVKTYSLGMRQRLGIAQALLGRPKLLILDEPTNGLDPKGIKELRIFIRRLAEEGLAVFVSSHLLSEIQLLCDRVAIISRGRVLTVGAVEELITQNSNYVIWELSPRESGLKLLSAAGITIIPDPDQVLDDTILAGMSEQAIVTQMLPEEVPALMPRLVAEEIQVHAVQKINPTLEQLFLELTEGESIE
- a CDS encoding GDSL-type esterase/lipase family protein — its product is MKSTSRIWRTTGVISLLSTVLLIAGFLYAVSDVIMPGIVGNGSGLNQGITVQPGEEAGVPPKPSGVLNVAAIGDSLSKGTGDDSGKGFARRFVELVKNGGRDSKLVNNLGINGLTTEGLAELLKEKGVQYSLSQADIIVMSIGGNDLFKGAESLQSGGRLPTEAELEQSVTQASERLGFIADSILEINSQAQLVYVSLYNPFSDLPGMREIGDEAVSRWNHIAADTLRKRERTLIVPTFDLFTYNSQKYLASDHFHPNGAGYQIIAERILQGVN
- a CDS encoding CAP domain-containing protein codes for the protein MNKSKAKAILSGAMLIGLTASLASVPGLPGSGSGAVYAATSSTSKSSAQQTAALYAKIQAENAAKVVALVNVERKNAGLKPLVVHTNLTKMAKDKAIDMYKNKYFSHTSPKYGSPFDMMDAYKITYLYAGENIAKGQKTPAEVVAAWMDSPGHKANILNPKYTLIGVGYYNGHWVQEFIGK
- a CDS encoding sensor histidine kinase, yielding MNWLRHASSFLKQFHLRKIQTIITLSTISITVFVVVLVSYMLFDRFSKASEQNTYLNLNQIIEQVNANLELYVNGMEDIFEVAEEKINEGSTWSDAKLEEQLGTILGTREDLVSIALFSTEGELIRNVPAIPMRQNTKLTEQSWFEMAKKNPGKLQFTPPHIQNLFKWQYRWVVSMSKVIQYYNGNQLHEGVLVIDVNFRTIDELSKSVMLGKQGYVYIIDAAGNIVYHPQQQLIYAGLKYENLEPVLNYSFGSYLDDSEGEQRIILIQTVEPIGWKIVGVAYVEEFLTTKQELRDFIVWFLLCVIVIVLIVSIYVSAKISQPIRRLERSVKKVEKGNFRTAVHVGGVYEVEQLSKRFNLMLRRIRELMDQIIEEQEAKRKSELDVLQSQINPHFLYNTLNSVTRLAEMGRNEEVVTTITSLSRFFRISLSKGSHIISVEEELEHVRNYLIIQTIRFKNKFRYEIKCEEAALDCLTLKLILQPLVENAIHHGIEQLAEEGFIGIYVTLENEQLRLQIKDNGVGMSPDRLAKVRAGVARSESGSGSGVGVRNVQERIALYYGSAYGLHFESELEEGTAVTITIPAVKAESVQRRERA
- a CDS encoding sugar ABC transporter ATP-binding protein; its protein translation is MSEQPYMLEMKNITKEFPGVKALDGVTLQVRPGTVHALMGENGAGKSTLMKCLFGIYRPDGGEIYIQGKKAEINNSRDALALGVSMIHQELHPVPYRNVMENIWLGRFPMRGIGPFKMVDHRKMYRDTQELFKELDIPIEPDILVGKLSVSKIQSIEIAKAVSFNSKIIVMDEPTSSLTSVEVEHLFRIINDLKKRGVAIIYISHKMEEILRISDDVTIMRDGQKIGTWPAAEMTTDLIISKMVGRDLTQRFPDRHNHPDGVILKVDNLTSPDPKSFKHISFELRRGEILGIGGLVGAQRTELVEALFGLRKIASGTIEINGKAVNIRNSSDAKKLGLALLTEERRTTGIFSVLSVHENGAIANMRRYVKPYGLLDEKKKKREVNSMVEKLRTKTPTHKTLIMNLSGGNQQKVLLARWLLTEPEILLLDEPTRGIDVGAKFEIYSIIAELAEQGKSIIMISSEMPELLGMSDRIMVMSEGRITGIVDGDKATEKEIMTLAAQH
- the mglC gene encoding galactose/methyl galactoside ABC transporter permease MglC — translated: MNVKKMQGFVSEYAIYIVLAVLIIGITVYDPNFIGISSLRDILVQSSTRVIIALGVAFILITGGTDLSAGRMVGLTAVISASMLQMQDYPRRFFPNLSELPLFVPILLAIAVGLVFGMINGIIVSKFKVPPFIATLGSMVAIYGINSLYFDMDPNNSQPIGGLRDDFTKMGSGSIGIGPISIPNIVIIAIFVCFIVWVMFNKTRLGKNMYAIGGNEQAAKVSGINVSRNLIIIYSIAGALYGLAGVLEAARTGGATNNYGNMYELDAIAACVVGGVSTTGGIGKVQGVMAGVLIFTVINYGLTFIGVGPYWQQIIKGAIIVAAVAFDMRKYAAKK